A section of the Pyxidicoccus xibeiensis genome encodes:
- a CDS encoding polyhydroxyalkanoate synthesis regulator DNA-binding domain-containing protein encodes MSEAEQAGAPSKEPKIIKRYTNRKLYDTVESRYVTLDEIAAMIKEGTEVRIVDNRTKEDLTSVTLAQIIFEEEKKKNQMPLSVLREIIRHPGESISGFIQKEVAPRVVSIREEAESRLDKLLRRDETTGKVAGTPEEAPQPEPTPATAADANAAGLNPADLLKASQRAFEDWQRKIDERVKHVVENLTGNLPALGRDMASLTQRLEELEKKLEQVEQQKKQ; translated from the coding sequence ATGAGCGAGGCTGAGCAAGCAGGCGCTCCGAGTAAGGAGCCCAAGATCATCAAGCGGTACACGAACCGGAAGCTCTACGACACCGTGGAGAGCCGGTACGTCACCCTCGATGAGATCGCCGCGATGATCAAGGAGGGTACCGAGGTCCGGATTGTCGATAATCGGACCAAGGAGGACCTGACCTCCGTCACGCTCGCGCAGATCATCTTCGAGGAGGAGAAGAAGAAGAACCAGATGCCGCTGTCGGTGCTGCGGGAGATCATCCGCCACCCCGGCGAGTCCATCTCCGGCTTCATCCAGAAGGAGGTCGCGCCCCGCGTGGTCTCCATCCGCGAGGAAGCCGAGTCCCGCCTCGACAAGCTCCTGCGCAGGGACGAGACCACCGGCAAGGTCGCTGGAACCCCGGAGGAGGCGCCGCAGCCGGAGCCCACCCCCGCCACGGCCGCTGATGCCAACGCCGCGGGCCTCAACCCCGCGGACCTGCTCAAGGCGAGCCAGCGCGCCTTCGAGGACTGGCAGCGGAAGATTGACGAGCGCGTGAAGCACGTCGTCGAGAACCTCACCGGCAACCTCCCTGCCCTGGGCCGCGACATGGCGTCGCTCACCCAGCGTCTGGAGGAGCTGGAGAAGAAGCTCGAGCAGGTCGAACAGCAGAAGAAGCAGTAG
- a CDS encoding ParA family protein has product MRRIAFINEKGGTCKTTLAVNTAAWLAREQGLRVLLVDLDTQGHAGKVLGVDVRTLPRNVFHLLTDAAVRFEDVVQRSAVEGLDVLPAYKEMAEFPVVVAQDARRAHRLADRLKAAEAAGYDAIVFDAPPSMGLTTRNILVAATEVVVPVALTYLALDGCAEVADTVRQVGEAEGRPDLRVTKVVPTLYRKTALATAILERLRAYFPDALASTPLGYDVKVDEAQSHGKTIWEYAPKSRGAQMLAAIAAELHGGPAPRKRRRAPAAG; this is encoded by the coding sequence ATGCGGCGCATCGCGTTCATCAACGAGAAGGGCGGCACCTGCAAGACGACGCTGGCGGTGAACACCGCCGCGTGGCTCGCGCGGGAGCAGGGCCTGCGCGTGCTGCTGGTGGACCTGGACACGCAGGGGCACGCGGGCAAGGTGCTGGGCGTGGACGTGCGCACGCTGCCCCGCAACGTCTTCCACCTGCTGACCGACGCGGCGGTTCGCTTCGAGGACGTCGTCCAGCGCTCGGCCGTGGAGGGGCTGGACGTGCTGCCGGCGTACAAGGAGATGGCGGAGTTCCCGGTGGTGGTGGCGCAGGACGCGCGCCGCGCCCACCGGCTGGCGGACCGGCTGAAGGCGGCGGAGGCGGCGGGCTACGACGCCATCGTCTTCGACGCGCCCCCGTCCATGGGCCTCACCACGCGCAACATCCTGGTGGCCGCGACGGAAGTCGTCGTGCCGGTGGCGCTGACGTACCTGGCGCTGGATGGCTGCGCCGAGGTGGCGGACACGGTGCGGCAGGTGGGCGAGGCGGAGGGGCGGCCGGACCTGCGCGTCACCAAGGTGGTGCCCACGCTGTACCGGAAGACTGCGCTGGCCACGGCGATTCTCGAGCGGCTGCGCGCCTACTTCCCGGACGCGCTGGCGAGCACGCCGCTGGGCTACGACGTCAAGGTGGACGAGGCCCAGAGCCACGGGAAGACCATCTGGGAGTACGCGCCGAAGAGCCGGGGCGCCCAGATGCTGGCGGCCATCGCCGCGGAGCTGCATGGCGGGCCCGCCCCCCGGAAGCGGAGGCGGGCACCGGCGGCGGGCTGA
- a CDS encoding ArsA family ATPase, protein MAGLLDKRLWIVSGKGGVGKSTVAAALALASARAGRRTLVCEVNAQERVSRFLERPAAGPEVTLLEENLWAVDVRPQEAMREYGLMVLRFETLYKTVFENRLVRYFLRFIPSLQELVLLGKIMFHLQEKLPDGRWRFDTIVMDAPATGHAISFLSVPQVLVQTVPPGPMSREAQKMRDLLVDPAVTAAVLVALPEEMPVNEALELHAALRDKVNIRTHAAVLNQSFPERFTEADLEALLGHPELHHAAKAHHDRAAQAVLAGTKLERNLHAPVFTVPRLFTPEFGRDAIEQVMGHLEPLVTGEL, encoded by the coding sequence ATGGCCGGACTACTCGACAAGCGACTGTGGATCGTCTCCGGCAAGGGCGGAGTGGGCAAGAGCACCGTTGCCGCGGCCCTCGCCCTGGCCTCCGCACGTGCGGGGCGCCGCACGCTGGTCTGCGAGGTGAACGCCCAGGAGCGCGTCAGCCGCTTCCTGGAACGCCCCGCGGCCGGCCCGGAGGTGACGCTGCTGGAGGAGAACCTCTGGGCGGTGGACGTGCGCCCCCAGGAGGCCATGCGCGAGTACGGCCTCATGGTCCTGCGCTTCGAGACCCTCTACAAGACGGTCTTCGAGAACCGGCTGGTGCGCTACTTCCTGCGCTTCATCCCCTCGCTCCAGGAGCTGGTGCTGCTCGGGAAGATCATGTTCCACCTGCAGGAGAAGCTGCCGGACGGGCGCTGGCGCTTCGACACCATCGTCATGGACGCGCCGGCCACCGGCCACGCCATCTCCTTCCTGAGCGTGCCGCAGGTGCTGGTGCAGACGGTGCCTCCCGGGCCCATGTCCCGCGAGGCGCAGAAGATGCGGGACTTGCTGGTCGACCCGGCGGTGACGGCGGCGGTGCTGGTGGCGCTGCCGGAGGAGATGCCGGTGAACGAGGCGCTGGAGCTGCACGCGGCGCTGCGTGACAAGGTGAACATCCGCACGCACGCGGCGGTGCTCAACCAGTCCTTCCCGGAGCGCTTCACGGAGGCGGACCTGGAGGCCCTGCTGGGCCACCCGGAGCTGCACCACGCGGCCAAGGCACACCACGACCGGGCCGCGCAGGCGGTGCTCGCCGGCACCAAGCTGGAGCGCAACCTGCACGCCCCCGTCTTCACGGTGCCCCGGCTCTTCACACCCGAGTTCGGGCGCGACGCGATTGAACAGGTCATGGGCCATCTCGAGCCACTCGTGACGGGGGAGCTGTGA
- a CDS encoding ArsA family ATPase: MSKTALAPALAGKRVLICVGSGGVGKTTAAASLALRAAADGRKSLVCTIDPAKRLANSLGLSGGLGNTETRVPATALEPLGIQSRAPLYAMMLDMKQTWDDLITRVAPPDQRERILSNRFYQSLSTALAGSQEYISMEKLWELRRRGEYELIVLDTPPTAHALDFLDAPNRVLDFLDNEAAKWLLSPALKAGKFGMSLFNRSGYVMRALAKFTGTEMLQELSNFMLAISSMNEGFRERARGVRQLLEDPSTGFVLVTSPHPERMDEAIHFHTLLKQHRMEVVSLVVNRVHPMPPEALWEDAATLTPTRRAKVEETLRELQVLAEQDRTGVEQLQAACPGVPIVQVPRFELDVHDITALWRTGRYLLGDEALE, from the coding sequence GTGAGCAAGACGGCCCTGGCGCCCGCACTCGCGGGCAAGCGCGTCCTCATCTGCGTGGGCTCTGGCGGTGTGGGCAAGACGACGGCGGCGGCCTCGCTGGCCCTGCGCGCCGCGGCGGATGGCCGCAAGAGCCTGGTGTGCACCATCGACCCGGCGAAGCGGCTGGCCAACTCGCTGGGCCTGTCCGGCGGGCTGGGCAACACGGAGACGCGGGTGCCGGCCACCGCGCTGGAGCCGCTCGGCATCCAGTCTCGCGCGCCGCTGTACGCGATGATGCTGGACATGAAGCAGACGTGGGACGACCTGATTACCCGCGTCGCTCCGCCCGACCAGCGCGAGCGCATCCTGTCCAACCGCTTCTACCAGTCGCTCTCCACCGCCCTGGCCGGCAGCCAGGAGTACATCTCCATGGAGAAGCTCTGGGAGCTGCGCCGCCGCGGTGAGTACGAGCTCATCGTCCTGGACACGCCTCCCACCGCGCACGCGCTGGACTTCCTGGACGCCCCCAACCGGGTGCTCGACTTCCTCGACAACGAGGCGGCGAAGTGGCTGCTCTCCCCCGCGCTGAAGGCGGGCAAGTTCGGCATGTCGCTGTTCAACCGCAGCGGCTACGTCATGCGGGCGCTGGCGAAGTTCACCGGCACGGAGATGCTGCAGGAGCTGTCCAACTTCATGCTCGCCATCTCCTCCATGAACGAGGGCTTCCGCGAGCGCGCCCGGGGCGTGCGGCAGCTCCTGGAGGACCCGAGCACCGGCTTTGTCCTGGTGACCAGTCCCCACCCCGAGCGCATGGACGAGGCCATCCACTTCCACACGCTGCTGAAGCAGCACCGGATGGAGGTGGTGTCGCTGGTGGTCAACCGCGTGCACCCCATGCCGCCGGAGGCGCTGTGGGAGGACGCGGCCACGCTGACGCCCACCCGCCGCGCCAAGGTGGAGGAGACGCTGCGCGAGCTCCAGGTGCTCGCCGAGCAGGACCGGACCGGCGTCGAGCAGCTCCAGGCCGCCTGCCCGGGCGTCCCCATCGTCCAGGTGCCCCGCTTCGAGCTGGACGTGCACGACATCACCGCCCTGTGGCGCACCGGTCGCTACCTGCTGGGGGACGAAGCCCTGGAGTGA
- a CDS encoding tetratricopeptide repeat protein: MSVSRWWWVAALGLVVSGCRTTGSAARGDGQGTSPKQELEFDAVTVTADLELDKLNDEELFAGGTSAFAASDFKQAARYFGRLVDFHPASRHRRAALYNAGLAHQRLKEWEEAQHRFSELSDPARGQGDALDAAFRVAETQYHLERYDEAVALLGVISARQDVTVNRRIEAQVQQGICQLEAGRPDEAEATLRKALSTYDALTDKEEVDDYFPSQAHFFVGEIYRLHYDNVKLDPVKGADKLAEDLNYKAELLLSAQGHYLRSIRVGNGYWATAAGSQIGALYENLYEHMVNSPAPSELDAREAEVYRQELRKKIRVLLTKSINIYERTLETAERIGSQSAFVDRTRESLAKVKALLLADAEAEPTPAPPTSGAEPHS; the protein is encoded by the coding sequence ATGTCGGTCAGTCGATGGTGGTGGGTGGCGGCGCTGGGGCTGGTGGTCTCCGGGTGCCGGACGACGGGCTCGGCCGCGCGGGGTGACGGGCAGGGGACGTCCCCGAAGCAGGAGCTCGAGTTCGACGCGGTGACGGTGACGGCGGACCTGGAGCTGGACAAGCTCAACGACGAGGAGCTCTTCGCGGGCGGCACGTCGGCCTTCGCGGCCAGCGACTTCAAGCAGGCGGCGCGCTACTTCGGCCGGCTCGTGGACTTCCACCCGGCCAGCCGCCACCGCCGCGCGGCGCTCTACAACGCGGGCCTCGCGCACCAGCGCCTCAAGGAGTGGGAGGAGGCCCAGCACCGCTTCTCCGAGCTGTCGGACCCGGCCAGGGGCCAGGGCGACGCGCTCGACGCCGCCTTCCGCGTGGCGGAGACGCAGTACCACCTGGAGCGCTACGACGAGGCGGTGGCCCTGCTGGGCGTCATCTCCGCGCGCCAGGACGTCACCGTCAACCGCCGCATCGAGGCCCAGGTGCAGCAGGGCATCTGCCAGCTGGAGGCCGGCCGCCCGGACGAGGCCGAGGCCACGCTGCGCAAGGCCCTCTCCACCTACGACGCGCTGACGGACAAGGAGGAGGTGGACGACTACTTCCCCTCCCAGGCGCACTTCTTCGTCGGGGAAATCTACCGGCTCCACTACGACAACGTGAAGCTGGACCCGGTCAAGGGCGCCGACAAGCTCGCCGAGGACCTCAACTACAAGGCGGAGCTGCTCCTGTCCGCGCAGGGCCACTACCTGCGCTCCATCCGCGTGGGCAACGGCTACTGGGCCACCGCGGCGGGCTCGCAGATTGGCGCGCTGTACGAGAACCTCTACGAGCACATGGTGAACTCGCCCGCGCCGTCCGAGCTGGACGCCCGCGAGGCCGAGGTCTACCGCCAGGAGCTGCGCAAGAAGATTCGCGTGCTGCTCACCAAGTCCATCAACATCTACGAGCGCACCCTCGAGACGGCCGAGCGCATCGGCTCCCAAAGCGCCTTCGTGGACCGCACCCGCGAGAGCCTGGCCAAGGTGAAGGCCCTGCTGCTGGCGGACGCGGAGGCCGAGCCCACGCCGGCCCCGCCCACCTCGGGCGCCGAGCCGCACTCCTGA
- a CDS encoding M48 family metalloprotease, which translates to MEPLFTAEQLAEIHAYHLPYYIRAAVNPFVRLGLLALLLGVLVQPLYRGAHGLAAALERRLGFLRTAPVSRAFFRVMDRLWGEPGWGAAVLFALSVDLFEKLVYLPVDVWFEYTLEHRHGLSNYTPATFAWDMLKGHLLVAVAIASLVIGMYGLARRTRHWWLLLGVPMSLVLLVSSALDPYRDMLYFDKKPLPEGALRTRITQTMEQAEIPFANVMVEETSVASRRVQAYFAGQGPTRTIVLNDVILQELSEDEVLAAVAHEAGHVHEPKWPGRIASSFALLVLLFVMDRLLRLSASRGWFGTTRFADIRTLPLISVLLFSVSLLGNPISGAFSREREREADRYALRLTGDVEAFRRMLVKAARVNKMDPAPPRWVVLRGMSHPPIGERLAALPPPVK; encoded by the coding sequence ATGGAGCCCCTCTTCACCGCCGAGCAGCTCGCGGAGATTCACGCCTACCACCTGCCCTACTACATCCGGGCCGCGGTGAACCCGTTCGTGCGCCTGGGCCTGCTCGCGCTGCTGCTCGGGGTGCTCGTGCAGCCCCTGTATCGCGGGGCCCACGGCCTCGCCGCCGCGCTGGAGCGCAGGCTCGGCTTCCTGCGCACGGCTCCCGTCAGCCGGGCCTTCTTCCGCGTCATGGACCGGCTGTGGGGTGAGCCCGGCTGGGGGGCCGCGGTGCTCTTCGCGCTCTCGGTGGACCTGTTCGAGAAGCTCGTCTACCTGCCGGTGGACGTCTGGTTCGAGTACACGCTCGAGCACCGGCACGGCCTCTCCAACTACACCCCGGCCACCTTCGCCTGGGACATGCTCAAGGGCCACCTGCTGGTCGCCGTGGCCATCGCCTCGCTGGTCATCGGCATGTACGGGCTGGCCCGCCGCACGCGGCACTGGTGGCTGCTGCTGGGCGTGCCGATGTCGCTGGTCCTCCTCGTGTCCTCGGCGCTGGACCCGTACCGGGACATGCTCTACTTCGACAAGAAGCCGCTGCCCGAGGGCGCCCTGCGCACCCGGATAACGCAGACGATGGAGCAGGCGGAAATTCCCTTCGCCAACGTCATGGTGGAGGAGACATCCGTGGCCTCGCGCCGCGTCCAGGCCTACTTCGCCGGCCAGGGGCCCACGCGCACCATCGTCCTCAACGACGTCATCCTCCAGGAGCTCTCCGAGGACGAGGTGCTCGCCGCGGTGGCCCACGAGGCCGGGCACGTCCACGAGCCCAAGTGGCCCGGCCGCATCGCGTCCTCTTTTGCGCTGCTGGTGCTGCTCTTCGTCATGGACCGGCTGCTGCGCCTTTCCGCGTCCCGGGGCTGGTTCGGCACCACGCGCTTCGCGGACATCCGCACCCTGCCGCTCATCTCGGTGCTCCTCTTCTCCGTCAGCCTGCTGGGCAACCCCATCTCCGGGGCCTTCTCCCGCGAGCGGGAGCGCGAGGCGGACCGCTACGCCCTGCGCCTCACCGGTGACGTGGAGGCCTTCCGCCGCATGCTGGTGAAGGCCGCCCGGGTGAACAAGATGGACCCCGCCCCGCCGCGCTGGGTCGTCCTCCGGGGCATGAGCCACCCGCCCATCGGCGAGCGGCTCGCCGCCCTTCCTCCTCCCGTGAAATAG
- a CDS encoding tetratricopeptide repeat protein, with amino-acid sequence MGRVIKHEGAVAMRMQSGAVQRLKSFARGESTWAEVEGMTFEEAKAIAQVGCDLAGAGRLEEARILFEGLVEGNPKDSAARAALGTVYQKLGRFEDAVAEYSAALEREPAHPVALANRGELYLRKGERQGFTDLANAVEADPHGETAGGRRARALVKAITLVAVEKLKEGSQP; translated from the coding sequence ATGGGACGCGTCATCAAGCACGAGGGAGCGGTGGCCATGCGGATGCAGAGCGGAGCGGTGCAGCGGCTGAAGTCGTTCGCGCGCGGGGAGTCGACGTGGGCGGAGGTGGAGGGGATGACCTTCGAGGAGGCGAAGGCCATTGCCCAGGTGGGGTGTGACCTGGCGGGGGCCGGCCGGCTGGAGGAGGCGCGCATCCTCTTCGAGGGCCTGGTGGAGGGGAACCCGAAGGACTCGGCGGCGCGGGCCGCGCTGGGCACCGTGTACCAGAAGCTGGGGCGGTTCGAGGACGCGGTGGCCGAGTACAGCGCCGCGCTGGAGCGGGAGCCCGCCCACCCGGTGGCGCTGGCGAACCGCGGGGAGCTCTACCTTCGCAAGGGCGAGCGGCAGGGCTTCACGGACCTGGCCAACGCGGTGGAGGCGGACCCGCACGGGGAGACGGCGGGAGGCCGCAGGGCGAGGGCGCTGGTGAAGGCCATCACCCTGGTGGCGGTGGAGAAGCTGAAGGAGGGCTCGCAGCCGTAG
- the ruvX gene encoding Holliday junction resolvase RuvX, whose translation MRTMGLDLGTKTIGVAVSDGLGLTAQGVTTVRRTSLKADLAALSALATEHEVSRVVLGLPLNMDGSEGPRAEASRKFAQTLGTTLGVPVELWDERLSTVAATRTLLEADVSRARRREVIDQVAAQFILQGWLDAHRPPDSDYHADDYDPES comes from the coding sequence ATGCGCACCATGGGTTTGGACCTGGGCACCAAGACCATCGGAGTGGCCGTCTCGGACGGCCTCGGGCTGACCGCCCAGGGCGTCACCACCGTGCGGCGCACCTCGCTCAAGGCGGACCTCGCCGCGCTGTCGGCACTCGCGACGGAGCACGAAGTGAGCCGGGTCGTCCTCGGCCTGCCGCTCAACATGGACGGCAGCGAGGGCCCCCGCGCGGAGGCCTCCCGGAAGTTCGCGCAGACGCTGGGCACCACCCTGGGCGTGCCCGTGGAGCTCTGGGACGAGCGCCTGTCCACCGTGGCCGCCACGCGGACTCTGCTGGAGGCGGACGTCAGCCGCGCCCGCCGCCGCGAGGTCATCGACCAGGTGGCCGCGCAGTTCATCCTGCAGGGCTGGCTGGACGCCCACCGCCCGCCGGACTCCGACTACCACGCGGACGACTACGACCCGGAGTCGTGA
- a CDS encoding ArnT family glycosyltransferase yields MATAPSPLSAPPSPAPGLSAVPAPAPEPSTRLLIGLLLVAALVPRLLVFTVNENLYGDAVVRTELAERWLNAPHVITAYGDGAYQFGPLHMYLVGAALSVMDREVAGRAVSLLFGVLSVVPLFALTRRLFGWRAGVVAGLSFAAWGMHLQFSTTAGSEAVSLFFMLATFALYAEGVEENRFAPLFQAAVMLNLACALRYDAWMYMPLLSLALVFSSEDRVASVTRAVGFGLVCLPFPLLWMQGNEMMHGDPFYPVKAVEEFHRNWVQSSAGSGAAIGWRLQQLGFWPGIALLTLSPGVALLGMVGMVKAWRARPDTRWLVVAAVVPAAYFTFRAVVLLTFVPLGRFTVTQVTVVPVFVAFGFAALMGARGAGARKALAGVTAVLAVALPVAMGLYTFRTEGRLQDSLRPVSPTSTNPVAVMKVADFIKQEVASKGGAVAIDDDPSYMDLQIAFFSGLPELRMARVRWDTFRKRLQETNPEVLVRFDQGSLVKDPGVKLEGRTLVLDGVSYEELDGFTAPLHVYRRRQ; encoded by the coding sequence ATGGCCACCGCCCCGTCCCCCCTGTCCGCTCCCCCGTCCCCCGCGCCTGGTCTCTCGGCGGTGCCCGCCCCCGCGCCCGAGCCGAGTACCCGGCTGCTCATCGGACTGTTGCTGGTGGCGGCGCTCGTCCCGCGCCTGCTGGTCTTCACCGTCAACGAGAACCTCTACGGCGACGCGGTGGTGCGCACGGAGCTGGCGGAGCGCTGGTTGAATGCGCCCCATGTCATCACCGCATACGGTGACGGCGCCTACCAGTTCGGCCCGCTGCACATGTACCTGGTGGGCGCGGCCCTGTCCGTGATGGACCGGGAGGTGGCCGGGCGCGCGGTGAGCCTGCTGTTCGGCGTGCTGTCGGTGGTGCCGCTGTTCGCGCTGACACGGAGGTTGTTCGGCTGGCGCGCGGGCGTGGTGGCCGGGCTGTCCTTCGCCGCATGGGGCATGCACCTGCAGTTCTCCACGACCGCGGGCAGCGAGGCGGTGTCCCTCTTCTTCATGCTGGCCACCTTCGCGCTGTACGCGGAAGGCGTCGAAGAGAACCGGTTCGCGCCCCTGTTCCAGGCGGCGGTGATGCTCAACCTCGCCTGCGCGCTGCGCTACGACGCGTGGATGTACATGCCGCTGCTGTCGCTGGCGCTGGTCTTCAGCAGCGAGGACCGGGTGGCGTCGGTGACGCGCGCGGTGGGCTTCGGGCTGGTGTGCCTGCCGTTCCCCCTGCTGTGGATGCAGGGCAACGAGATGATGCACGGGGACCCGTTCTACCCGGTGAAGGCGGTGGAGGAGTTCCACCGCAACTGGGTGCAGTCCTCCGCGGGCTCCGGTGCGGCCATCGGCTGGCGGCTGCAGCAGCTGGGGTTCTGGCCCGGCATCGCGCTGCTCACGCTGAGCCCCGGCGTGGCGCTGCTGGGCATGGTGGGCATGGTGAAGGCCTGGCGCGCGCGCCCCGACACGCGCTGGCTGGTGGTCGCCGCGGTGGTGCCCGCGGCGTACTTCACCTTCCGCGCGGTGGTGCTGCTGACCTTCGTGCCGCTCGGGCGCTTCACGGTGACGCAGGTCACGGTGGTGCCGGTCTTCGTGGCCTTCGGCTTCGCCGCGCTGATGGGGGCGCGAGGCGCTGGCGCGCGCAAGGCGCTGGCGGGAGTGACGGCGGTGCTCGCGGTGGCACTGCCCGTGGCCATGGGGCTGTACACCTTCCGCACCGAGGGCCGCCTGCAGGACTCGCTGCGGCCGGTGAGCCCCACGTCCACCAACCCGGTGGCGGTGATGAAGGTCGCGGACTTCATCAAGCAGGAGGTGGCCAGCAAGGGCGGGGCGGTGGCCATCGACGACGACCCCAGCTACATGGACCTGCAGATTGCTTTCTTCTCCGGGCTGCCCGAGCTGCGGATGGCGCGCGTGCGCTGGGACACGTTCCGCAAGCGGCTCCAGGAGACGAACCCGGAGGTGCTGGTGCGCTTCGACCAGGGCTCGCTGGTGAAGGACCCGGGCGTCAAGCTGGAGGGCCGCACCCTGGTGCTGGACGGCGTCTCGTACGAGGAGCTGGACGGCTTCACCGCGCCGCTGCACGTGTACCGGCGCCGTCAGTAG
- a CDS encoding ABC transporter ATP-binding protein, giving the protein MPEVEVAALEKTYPPPWSWARLRGRAAPSRPALRGVSFHVEAGEVVALIGPNGAGKSTLLRILCGLLLPDAGTARVASHDVVKDRPQVRQHLGAALSDDRGLAPRLTARQNLRFYAALYDVPRQDVEARIDELAHTLEARRLLEREARTLSSGEKARVVLMRTLLHRPRVLLLDEVTRSLDPGAARRVRTRVLADAASRGAAVLFASHDLAEVQAVAHRVLLLDAGSIAASGTFAQVQPAAEAVFAAIAGDDA; this is encoded by the coding sequence ATGCCGGAGGTCGAGGTCGCCGCCCTGGAGAAGACGTACCCGCCGCCCTGGAGCTGGGCGCGCCTGCGCGGCCGCGCGGCCCCGTCCCGCCCCGCCCTCCGCGGCGTCTCCTTCCATGTGGAGGCCGGTGAGGTCGTCGCCCTCATCGGCCCCAATGGCGCAGGCAAGTCCACCCTGCTGCGCATCCTCTGCGGCCTGCTGCTCCCCGACGCCGGCACCGCGCGCGTCGCCTCCCACGACGTGGTGAAGGACCGCCCCCAGGTGCGCCAGCACCTCGGCGCCGCGCTCAGCGATGACCGGGGGCTCGCCCCGCGACTCACCGCCCGCCAGAACCTCCGCTTCTACGCCGCGCTCTACGACGTCCCCCGGCAGGACGTGGAAGCGCGCATCGACGAGCTGGCCCACACGCTGGAAGCCCGGCGCCTGCTGGAGCGCGAGGCGCGCACCCTCTCCAGCGGCGAGAAGGCCCGCGTGGTGCTGATGCGCACCCTGCTCCACCGCCCGCGCGTGCTGCTGCTGGACGAAGTCACCCGCTCGCTGGACCCTGGCGCCGCCCGCCGCGTGCGCACCCGCGTCCTCGCGGATGCCGCCTCGCGAGGGGCCGCCGTCCTCTTCGCCAGCCATGACCTCGCCGAGGTCCAGGCCGTGGCCCACCGCGTCCTGCTCCTCGACGCCGGGAGCATCGCCGCCTCCGGCACCTTCGCGCAGGTGCAGCCCGCCGCCGAGGCCGTCTTCGCCGCCATCGCCGGAGACGACGCATGA
- a CDS encoding ABC transporter permease, protein MRRLLAFLRRDFEIATAYRLNGLLSVAGGLFTLTLFYFLARTVGEAPAIRGRYGADYYSFALVGLATAALLRSLQRGFGNTVRAAQNDGSLEPLLAAPLSTFHVVSLMAAGTVASSLVRACGLLAAGSLFFGARLSIHPLTFAVTLALSVLAFSALGLLSAAFVLVFKRGDPFAYALDMLSYLFAGVLYPVDVLPEALRMAARLLPATHALHGLRAAALERAGVEPLLPTWGALLAFSAVLWPLAAWAVQAARRHVERTGTLPHS, encoded by the coding sequence ATGAGACGCCTGCTCGCCTTCCTCCGCAGGGACTTCGAAATCGCCACCGCCTACCGGCTCAACGGGCTGCTCTCGGTGGCTGGCGGGCTGTTCACCCTGACGCTCTTCTACTTCCTCGCCCGCACCGTGGGAGAAGCTCCCGCCATCCGCGGCCGCTACGGCGCGGACTACTACTCCTTCGCCCTCGTCGGCCTGGCCACCGCCGCCCTGCTGCGCAGCCTCCAGCGCGGCTTCGGCAACACGGTGCGCGCCGCACAGAACGATGGCTCGCTGGAGCCCCTGCTCGCCGCGCCCCTGTCCACCTTCCATGTCGTCTCGCTGATGGCCGCCGGCACCGTCGCCAGCTCGCTGGTGCGCGCCTGCGGCCTGCTTGCCGCGGGCTCGCTCTTCTTCGGCGCCCGGCTCTCCATCCACCCGCTGACCTTCGCGGTGACGCTCGCCCTCAGCGTGCTCGCCTTCAGCGCGCTGGGCCTGCTGTCCGCCGCCTTCGTGCTCGTCTTCAAACGCGGAGACCCGTTCGCCTACGCGCTGGACATGCTCAGCTATCTGTTCGCCGGTGTGCTGTACCCGGTGGACGTGCTGCCCGAAGCACTGCGCATGGCTGCCCGCCTGCTGCCGGCCACCCATGCCCTCCATGGCCTGCGCGCCGCCGCACTCGAGCGCGCCGGAGTGGAGCCCCTGCTACCCACCTGGGGCGCCCTGCTGGCCTTCAGCGCGGTGCTCTGGCCGCTCGCCGCCTGGGCGGTGCAGGCCGCGCGCCGACATGTGGAACGAACGGGCACGCTGCCCCACAGCTAG